Proteins co-encoded in one Scomber scombrus chromosome 14, fScoSco1.1, whole genome shotgun sequence genomic window:
- the LOC133994360 gene encoding T-box transcription factor TBX2b-like — protein MRDPVHTAAAMTYHPFQNNRQGALPLAAFLSSAQPSFSPAVAFLEVASVSEPLQEQAAFDARLHPGQQRSSKSLEPEDKPEDEPKVTLESRNLWNQFHKMGTEMVITKSGRRMFPAFKVRVDGLDETAKYILLMDIVAVDDCRYKFHNSRWMVAGKADPEMPKRMYIHPDSPSKGGQWMSKPVAFHKLKLTNNMSDKHGFTILNSMHKYQPRFHIVKANDIMKLPYSTFQTHVFPETEFIAVTAYQNEKITQLKIDNNPFAKGFRDTGNGKREKRSKQLNISSLHENQSKADRDCADSDDSYEQPGTSDLFYSPQELMSSPLLFTPTCQDENTGSDSDIDPQDEDIAEASCSRTEYSSPSSLRSEDILWNRSAVSKSNDNQNTAKDRTIFRTSSDKYSMEVDSSKNHESENTDGVLPMTSQTRSSSYLSAGHLQNLALSNSHQFLKLGTPLLFHPGHLSVKPDTFPTTGIGHPFSSLSGVNDLENGGLPSQSITSPSPFMFHLSQHMLASQGISLSPLGGLFSYPYCYMAAPPAIAPSLPTCSATSTLARNHCFRSSQPWSRFSPYPMPTSVTSSQNLLTARLPANSQTELFKSGSRESSPVSDNDSYKTKSKEKTTPPEPNVKSSTDQLQNMHDFQYMPSKPAKYGIKIWVACDTIQLRLEDAILYREADFWRPGEEPGDVDSSILLKRKITTVGTVIKSKAELPPAILATREKGLLIKRKKNVVLVNRLHKTVYISDHVDRKPAIVLDYNHNEGGMDNQDKVTGTYNCRG, from the exons ATGAGAGATCCAGTTCACACAGCGGCTGCCATGACTTACCATCCTTTTCAAAATAACCGACAAGGTGCCTTACCCTTGGCCGCCTTCCTTTCTTCCGCTCAGCCCTCGTTCTCCCCTGCTGTGGCTTTCCTAGAAGTCGCCTCTGTTTCCGAGCCTCTGCAGGAGCAAGCTGCCTTTGACGCGCGCCTGCATCCCGGCCAGCAGCGCTCCTCGAAGAGCCTGGAGCCAGAGGACAAGCCGGAGGATGAACCGAAAGTCACCCTGGAATCAAGGAATTTGTGGAATCAATTTCACAAAATGGGAACAGAGATGGTCATCACAAAATCAGGAAG GAGGATGTTTCCTGCCTTCAAAGTGCGggttgacggtctggatgaaaCAGCAAAATATATCCTGCTGATGGACATAGTCGCTGTTGATGACTGTCGCTACAAGTTTCACAACTCGCGCTGGATGGTGGCTGGAAAAGCTGACCCGGAGATGCCAAAGCGCATGTACATCCACCCAGACAGCCCGTCCAAGGGAGGGCAGTGGATGAGCAAGCCTGTAGCTTTTCATAAACTCAAACTCACTAATAATATGTCAGACAAGCATGGATTT ACAATTTTGAATTCAATGCATAAATACCAACCCAGATTTCATATCGTAAAGGCCAACGACATAATGAAACTTCCATACAGCACCTTCCAGACACATGTTTTCCCGGAGACAGAGTTCATCGCTGTCACAGCATATCAGAATGAAAAG ATCACACAGCTTAAAATTGACAACAATCCCTTTGCCAAAGGATTCAGAGACACTGGAAATGGGAAACGAGAAAAGAG GAGTAAGCAGTTAAACATTTCTTCGCTGCATGAGAACCAAAGCAAAGCCGACCGGGACTGTGCGGATTCTGACGACTCATATGAACAGCCCGGCACCAGTGATCTATTTTATTCCCCTCAGGAACTGATGAGCAGCCCCCTGTTGTTCACGCCAACTTGCCAAG ATGAGAACACTGGAAGTGATTCAGATATTGACCCACAAGATGAGGACATTGCTGAGGCCAGCTGTTCTAGGACTGAATATTCATCTCCATCGAGTCTGAGGAGCGAGGACATACTGTGGAACAGGTCTGCCGTCAGTAAGAGCAATGACAATCAAAACACAGCAAAGGACAGAACAATATTTAGAACATCAAGTGACAAGTACTCTATGGAGGTGGATTCTTCAAAAAACcatgaaagtgaaaacacagaTGGAGTCCTTCCTATGACGTCGCAAACGAGGAGTTCGTCATATCTCAGTGCTGGTCACCTTCAGAACTTGGCTCTCTCGAACAGTCACCAGTTTCTTAAGCTTGGGACACCTTTGTTGTTTCATCCTGGACATTTGTCAGTGAAGCCAGACACTTTTCCCACTACTGGGATAGGGCATCCATTTTCCTCTTTATCTGGAGTAAATGACCTAGAAAACGGAGGCTTACCTTCTCAAAGCatcacctccccatctcccttCATGTTTCACCTGTCACAGCACATGTTGGCATCTCAG GGAATTTCACTGTCACCTTTGGGTGGACTGTTTTCATATCCCTACTGCTACATGGCAGCACCACCTGCAATTGCCCCATCTCTCCCCACCTGTTCTGCAACCTCTACGCTCGCCAGAAACCACTGTTTTCGCAGCTCTCAGCCTTGGTCACGATTCAGCCCTTATCCGATGCCCACCTCCGTCACCTCAAGCCAAAACCTGCTTACAGCCAGATTGCCTGCCAATTCACAGACTGAGCTGTTCAAATCAGGCAGCAGAGAGTCAAGTCCGGTGTCCGACAATGACAGTTACAAAACCAAGTCCAAGGAGAAGACTACTCCACCTGAACCCAATGTTAAGAGTTCCACTGATCAATTGCAAAACATGCATGATTTT CAGTATATGCCCAGCAAGCCAGCAAAGTATGGCATTAAGATATGGGTGGCCTGTGACACAATCCAGCTACGCTTGGAAGATGCCATTCTATACAGGGAAGCAGACTTTTGGAGGCCCGGAGAAGAACCAGGGGATGTGGACT CCAGCATTCTCTTGAAGAGGAAGATCACCACGGTTGGTACAGTAATAAAGAGCAAGGCTGAGCTCCCCCCTGCAATCCTCGCAACAAGGGAGAAAGGTCTTCTCATCAAG aggaaaaagaatgTGGTCCTTGTGAACAGACTGCACAAAACAGTTTACATCAGTGATCATGTGGACAGGAAGCCAGCCATCGTCCTGGACTACAACCATAACGAAGGAGGCATGGACAACCAGGACAAGGTGACTGGAACTTACAACTGCAGAGGATGA